One Paenibacillus sp. FSL W8-0186 genomic window carries:
- the rpmA gene encoding 50S ribosomal protein L27, producing the protein MLKLDLQLFASKKGVGSTKNGRDSIAKRLGVKRADGQTVTGGSILVRQRGTKIHPGTNVGIGKDDTLFAKVDGVVKFERWGRDRKKVSVYPVEVAPVAAAVEA; encoded by the coding sequence ATGTTGAAATTGGATCTCCAGTTATTTGCATCCAAGAAGGGTGTAGGTTCCACAAAGAACGGTCGTGACAGTATCGCTAAACGCCTTGGCGTGAAACGTGCTGACGGCCAAACTGTAACAGGCGGAAGCATTCTTGTTCGCCAACGCGGAACGAAGATTCATCCGGGTACCAACGTGGGAATCGGTAAAGACGACACGCTGTTTGCGAAAGTCGATGGCGTTGTTAAATTCGAACGTTGGGGACGCGATCGCAAGAAAGTGAGCGTCTACCCTGTGGAAGTTGCTCCTGTAGCGGCAGCAGTTGAAGCTTAA
- a CDS encoding ACT domain-containing protein, whose translation MKERYYLVREDILPEAVIKTLQVKQLLAAGDVKTVHEATLQVGLSRSAFYKYKDGIHPLNQMEREEIVTISFDLEHRSGILSQVLSLLAGSGGNVLTINQSIPLQGRANVVISVETSRLTEELDKMLKALQEISGVKKIQIVGQG comes from the coding sequence GTGAAGGAGCGTTATTACTTGGTCCGTGAAGATATTTTGCCGGAAGCAGTGATCAAGACGCTTCAGGTGAAGCAGCTGCTTGCTGCCGGGGACGTTAAAACCGTGCATGAAGCGACGCTCCAGGTCGGGCTTAGCCGCAGTGCTTTTTATAAGTATAAGGACGGCATTCATCCATTGAACCAGATGGAGCGGGAAGAAATCGTCACGATATCGTTTGATCTGGAACATCGCTCCGGCATCTTATCCCAAGTACTTTCCTTGCTTGCCGGATCGGGAGGGAATGTGCTAACGATCAATCAGAGCATTCCTTTACAAGGAAGAGCAAATGTCGTCATCTCCGTGGAAACTTCGCGGCTGACGGAGGAACTGGATAAGATGCTCAAGGCATTGCAAGAAATCTCCGGCGTGAAGAAAATTCAAATCGTCGGTCAAGGATAG
- the rplU gene encoding 50S ribosomal protein L21, giving the protein MYAIIETGGKQYRVQEGDVLYIEKLNAEDGASVTFDRVLAVSKGDGLVAGTPVVAGASVTAKVEKHGKGRKVVVYKYKPKKNYHKKQGHRQPYTKVTIEKIQA; this is encoded by the coding sequence ATGTACGCAATTATCGAAACTGGCGGTAAACAATACCGTGTTCAAGAGGGCGATGTTCTTTACATCGAGAAATTGAACGCAGAGGACGGCGCAAGCGTGACGTTCGACCGTGTATTGGCTGTATCCAAAGGAGACGGTTTGGTAGCGGGAACTCCTGTAGTAGCCGGTGCTAGTGTAACAGCGAAAGTTGAGAAGCACGGCAAAGGCCGCAAGGTTGTCGTTTATAAATACAAACCGAAGAAGAACTACCACAAGAAGCAAGGTCATCGTCAACCATACACGAAAGTGACCATCGAGAAAATCCAAGCGTAA
- a CDS encoding Spo0B domain-containing protein: MKHRFTVPVIAGTLTLALLVILYFVESTVWYVVLCVGLLAVLWGYNKYVKDRAANERKQLLESVQRTAAATLGHHRHDWMNDLQILYGYIQLGKIDKLASCVDRIKERMAVESKISRLGIPSLVFYLQSFREVNSSVQLEVSIEDDLELGKLLTAEDAEELTEAIIDTIRAFQFAGRSSWGEMLQLKMSIGLEYNELSVSFVQKESSGNTEILFQRLSEVLDGKQIRAEHGDSGQASVRLRMLCGNLKEVNACL, encoded by the coding sequence ATGAAACATCGGTTCACAGTGCCGGTCATTGCCGGAACGCTAACGCTTGCTTTGTTGGTGATATTGTACTTCGTTGAATCGACAGTATGGTATGTTGTGTTGTGCGTAGGTTTGCTGGCGGTGTTGTGGGGTTATAACAAATATGTAAAGGATCGGGCGGCGAATGAAAGGAAGCAGCTGCTGGAGTCGGTACAAAGAACCGCGGCTGCCACACTAGGTCACCACCGGCATGATTGGATGAACGACCTGCAAATTTTATACGGATACATTCAACTGGGCAAGATTGATAAACTGGCCAGCTGTGTGGACAGAATAAAGGAAAGGATGGCCGTAGAGAGCAAAATATCCCGCTTGGGCATCCCTTCGCTGGTTTTTTATTTGCAATCTTTTCGTGAAGTAAACAGCTCGGTTCAACTGGAGGTCAGCATTGAAGACGACCTGGAGCTAGGCAAGCTGCTCACTGCCGAAGATGCGGAGGAGTTGACAGAGGCCATCATTGACACGATCCGGGCCTTCCAATTTGCCGGCCGTTCCTCTTGGGGAGAAATGCTGCAGCTTAAAATGTCGATTGGCCTTGAGTATAACGAGTTGTCGGTCAGTTTCGTTCAAAAGGAAAGCTCAGGAAATACGGAAATCCTCTTTCAGCGGTTATCTGAAGTCTTGGACGGAAAACAAATTCGTGCAGAGCACGGAGACTCCGGGCAAGCTTCGGTACGGCTAAGGATGCTGTGCGGAAATTTAAAAGAGGTGAACGCATGTTTATAG
- the pheA gene encoding prephenate dehydratase, which yields MKVIALLPEGSVSHEAVLHLFGEEQVQLHHCKQISDVFLATANGVSQYSVIPIENTIEGSVSLHMDWLVHEVDIPMQVEWVYPSIQNLIGDRKEFVSDSDASQIDYAKVTKVLSHPVAMAQCMQFLKANMPQAELEHVASTSEAVKLVKQRPGEGWTAIGTALGAKTHGLDILADRVTDHDNNYTRFVLIGQEPLQLKRSEAAQDKTSILVTLPEDFPGALHQVLSAFAWRKLNLSRIESRPTKKRLGSYYFYMDVLSSLDTVLLQSAIGEIEALGCQVRILGSYPSYSVKNHKLEVRK from the coding sequence ATGAAAGTAATTGCGTTGCTGCCGGAAGGCTCGGTATCTCATGAGGCTGTTCTTCATTTATTTGGTGAAGAGCAGGTACAGCTGCATCATTGCAAGCAGATTTCCGACGTGTTTCTGGCGACGGCAAATGGTGTAAGCCAGTACAGCGTTATTCCGATTGAAAATACGATTGAAGGCTCCGTTAGTTTGCATATGGATTGGCTCGTCCATGAAGTCGATATCCCGATGCAAGTAGAATGGGTGTACCCTTCCATTCAAAATTTAATCGGCGACAGGAAAGAATTCGTATCGGATTCCGATGCGAGCCAGATTGATTATGCAAAAGTGACCAAGGTGCTGTCACATCCGGTGGCTATGGCGCAGTGCATGCAGTTCCTGAAGGCCAACATGCCTCAAGCGGAACTGGAGCATGTCGCAAGTACGTCGGAAGCCGTAAAGCTGGTTAAGCAGCGCCCTGGCGAAGGCTGGACGGCAATCGGCACTGCGCTCGGCGCCAAGACGCATGGGCTGGATATTTTGGCCGACCGGGTCACGGATCATGACAACAACTATACCCGGTTTGTCCTGATCGGTCAGGAGCCGCTCCAATTGAAACGGAGTGAGGCTGCCCAGGATAAAACGAGCATTCTGGTCACGCTTCCCGAGGATTTTCCGGGCGCTCTGCATCAAGTGTTGTCGGCTTTTGCCTGGCGAAAGCTGAACCTGTCTCGCATCGAATCGAGACCTACCAAGAAGCGGCTTGGAAGTTACTATTTTTATATGGATGTCCTCTCCTCCCTGGACACTGTCCTGCTGCAATCAGCCATTGGAGAGATTGAGGCGTTAGGCTGCCAAGTACGTATACTTGGTTCCTACCCAAGTTATTCTGTGAAGAATCATAAGCTGGAGGTGCGAAAATAA
- the thrB gene encoding homoserine kinase, with product MMSEAGVRVKVPASTANLGPGFDTLGMALSLYAWIEMKPAEATNIHLYGDQMKGIPTNKNNLIYEVAQSVFREAGVSLPELEISMYSDIPLTRGLGSSASAIVGALVAANELIGSPLDQAKLFDMATALEKHPDNVGASLFGGLITAVWDGAHAEYLRIEPPADLEVLVAIPDFQLSTSKARQVLPEQVSLGDAVFNISRTSLFTAAMASGRLDLIRASMQDRLHQPFRASLVPGMERILKEATEHGALGAALSGAGPTLLALMDRRENRGAELERFLLKVLGEQGIQAQTIWLQPCTQGAKTLTINTGEQFIDSIKGEVRA from the coding sequence ATGATGTCTGAAGCGGGCGTCCGCGTCAAAGTACCAGCGAGTACGGCCAATCTGGGTCCAGGCTTCGATACGCTCGGCATGGCCTTGTCGCTTTACGCCTGGATTGAGATGAAACCAGCGGAAGCGACGAATATTCATTTATACGGCGATCAGATGAAGGGGATTCCAACCAATAAAAACAATCTTATTTACGAGGTAGCTCAATCTGTTTTTCGCGAAGCAGGGGTATCTCTTCCCGAACTGGAAATTTCCATGTATTCGGATATTCCGCTTACCAGAGGTCTTGGCAGCAGTGCATCGGCGATCGTCGGTGCACTGGTCGCGGCAAATGAGCTTATCGGTTCCCCGCTGGATCAAGCCAAGCTGTTCGATATGGCTACGGCGCTTGAGAAGCATCCGGATAATGTCGGCGCTTCCCTGTTTGGGGGATTGATTACGGCTGTATGGGACGGGGCTCATGCTGAGTATTTGCGGATCGAGCCGCCGGCCGATCTGGAGGTTTTGGTGGCGATTCCCGACTTCCAGCTCTCTACATCGAAAGCGCGCCAGGTACTTCCCGAACAGGTCAGCTTGGGCGATGCCGTATTTAATATTAGCCGGACCTCTCTGTTTACAGCAGCGATGGCTTCCGGCAGGCTTGACCTGATTCGTGCGTCGATGCAGGATCGGCTGCATCAGCCGTTCCGTGCTTCCTTGGTGCCGGGTATGGAGCGCATATTGAAAGAGGCGACGGAGCACGGCGCCCTCGGCGCTGCGCTTAGTGGAGCGGGTCCGACGCTGCTGGCGTTAATGGACCGCCGTGAGAATAGAGGCGCAGAATTAGAACGCTTTTTGCTTAAGGTGCTTGGCGAACAGGGAATCCAGGCTCAGACTATTTGGCTGCAACCTTGCACACAAGGCGCTAAGACGCTTACTATAAATACAGGTGAGCAGTTCATTGATTCCATAAAAGGGGAAGTCAGAGCATGA
- the obgE gene encoding GTPase ObgE gives MFIDKAKVYVKGGDGGDGIVAFRREKYVPEGGPAGGDGGKGGDVIFRVDEGLRTLMDFRYQRHFKADRGVKGRNKSQHGANAENMIVRIPPGTVIIDDDTQEVLADLTRHGQQIVVARGGRGGRGNTRFATPSNPAPELAEHGEEGEERWIVLELKVMADVGLVGFPSVGKSTLLSVVSAAQPKIGAYHFTTITPNLGVVDVDEGRSFVMADLPGLIEGAHEGVGLGHEFLRHVERTRVIIHVVDMAGSEGRDPFDDWLKINEELKLYNAQLENRPQIVAANKMDMPEAAEHLEKFRKQVSEIRPDLEIMPISSLTRQGIKELIYRTADLLDQIPEEPALEEVTELSERKIYKLEKEEEQDFVIRRENEDFVVESAKIERMMKRMQLNTHDAILKLARTMRHMGVDDELRRRGAKDGTIVRIGDFEFEFVEGSSYY, from the coding sequence ATGTTTATAGATAAAGCGAAAGTGTATGTAAAAGGCGGCGACGGCGGCGACGGTATCGTTGCCTTCCGCCGGGAGAAATATGTTCCGGAAGGCGGTCCTGCGGGCGGCGACGGCGGGAAGGGCGGAGACGTCATATTCCGTGTAGACGAAGGTCTGCGCACGCTTATGGATTTCCGCTATCAGCGGCATTTCAAGGCGGATCGCGGTGTCAAGGGGCGAAACAAAAGCCAGCACGGGGCAAATGCCGAAAATATGATCGTTCGGATTCCGCCGGGAACGGTCATTATCGATGACGACACCCAGGAGGTGCTCGCCGATTTAACCCGGCACGGACAACAAATCGTAGTAGCGAGGGGAGGCCGCGGAGGCCGGGGCAATACCCGCTTTGCGACGCCGAGCAACCCGGCTCCAGAGCTCGCAGAGCATGGAGAGGAAGGCGAGGAGCGCTGGATTGTGCTGGAGCTTAAGGTGATGGCCGACGTGGGGTTGGTCGGATTTCCGAGTGTAGGCAAGTCTACGCTGTTATCCGTTGTATCTGCGGCTCAGCCGAAAATCGGGGCTTATCATTTTACGACCATCACGCCGAATCTCGGGGTGGTGGACGTCGACGAAGGGCGCAGCTTCGTTATGGCCGACCTCCCGGGCCTTATCGAAGGGGCGCATGAGGGCGTGGGTCTAGGTCATGAATTTCTTCGCCATGTGGAGCGGACGCGCGTTATTATTCATGTTGTCGATATGGCCGGATCGGAAGGCCGCGATCCGTTCGACGACTGGTTGAAGATCAACGAAGAGCTTAAGCTGTATAACGCCCAGCTCGAGAACCGTCCGCAGATCGTAGCTGCAAACAAGATGGATATGCCGGAGGCGGCGGAACATTTGGAGAAGTTCCGCAAACAGGTAAGCGAGATTCGCCCTGATCTTGAAATCATGCCGATATCCTCCCTGACCCGTCAGGGGATCAAGGAACTGATTTACAGAACGGCCGATTTGCTTGATCAGATTCCGGAGGAGCCAGCGCTGGAGGAAGTTACCGAATTAAGCGAACGGAAAATTTACAAGCTCGAGAAGGAAGAGGAGCAGGACTTCGTGATTCGCCGCGAGAATGAGGATTTTGTCGTTGAGAGCGCGAAGATCGAAAGAATGATGAAGCGAATGCAATTGAATACGCATGACGCCATTCTCAAGCTTGCGCGTACCATGCGGCATATGGGCGTGGACGACGAATTACGGAGACGCGGCGCTAAGGACGGAACGATTGTCCGAATCGGCGATTTTGAATTCGAATTTGTTGAGGGAAGCAGCTACTATTAA
- a CDS encoding homoserine dehydrogenase, with product MKPVKVGLLGLGTVGTGVVRIVEGHQEDLSSQVGSPIIIEKVAVKNLEKARSIEIEQSKLTEDPWEVIRDPEIDVIVEVMGGVEAAKEYILEALDRGKHIVTANKDLMALYGSEIMAKALEKQCDVFYEASVAGGIPIIRTLIEGFSSDRIVKIMGIVNGTTNYILSKMSQEDASYEDVLKEAQELGYAEADPTSDVEGLDAARKMVILGTLGFRTNVELSDVDVRGISSVSKEDIAYAKKLGYEMKLLGIADRQDDEFSVSVQPTMVKKSHPIAAVNGVFNAVYVHGEAVGETMFYGAGAGEMPTATSVVADLVAVVKNLKLGVNGLKAMVPYKTKKLKSDEQIAYKNFLLLEVDDKAGVLAQITQVFGEYDVSLESVVQSPNEHTPDAEIIIVTHHASKANMDKVLKHFETLKVIRRVKSVYRVEG from the coding sequence TTGAAACCCGTTAAGGTAGGATTACTGGGGCTTGGCACCGTAGGAACCGGCGTTGTGCGCATCGTCGAAGGACACCAGGAGGATTTGAGCAGTCAAGTCGGATCTCCAATCATCATCGAGAAGGTGGCCGTTAAAAATCTGGAAAAGGCCAGAAGCATTGAAATCGAGCAAAGCAAGCTTACGGAAGATCCTTGGGAGGTGATCCGCGATCCGGAAATCGATGTCATCGTCGAGGTGATGGGCGGTGTGGAGGCTGCCAAGGAATATATCCTCGAGGCGCTGGATCGGGGAAAACATATTGTAACGGCAAACAAGGATCTTATGGCGCTCTATGGCTCGGAGATCATGGCCAAGGCGTTGGAGAAGCAATGTGATGTATTCTATGAAGCGAGTGTGGCCGGGGGGATTCCGATCATCCGGACGCTGATCGAGGGCTTCTCTTCGGATCGCATCGTTAAGATTATGGGGATCGTCAATGGGACGACAAACTATATTCTGAGCAAGATGAGCCAAGAAGATGCATCCTATGAGGATGTCCTCAAGGAAGCGCAGGAGCTTGGCTATGCCGAAGCTGACCCGACATCAGACGTGGAAGGCTTGGATGCGGCCCGCAAGATGGTCATCTTGGGAACTCTCGGCTTCAGAACGAACGTGGAGCTGAGTGATGTCGATGTCCGGGGGATTTCGAGCGTGTCCAAGGAGGATATCGCTTATGCAAAGAAGCTGGGCTATGAGATGAAGCTGCTCGGCATCGCCGATCGCCAGGACGATGAATTCAGTGTTAGCGTTCAGCCGACAATGGTGAAAAAGAGCCATCCGATCGCTGCCGTCAACGGCGTATTCAACGCTGTTTATGTCCATGGCGAGGCGGTTGGCGAGACGATGTTCTACGGCGCTGGAGCCGGGGAAATGCCGACGGCCACTTCGGTAGTTGCTGATTTGGTTGCGGTAGTGAAGAATCTGAAGCTCGGAGTCAACGGCCTGAAAGCAATGGTTCCTTATAAAACAAAGAAGCTGAAGAGCGACGAGCAAATCGCCTATAAGAACTTCCTGCTGCTTGAAGTCGACGACAAAGCGGGTGTGCTGGCCCAAATTACTCAAGTGTTCGGGGAATATGATGTCAGTCTGGAATCGGTCGTGCAATCGCCAAATGAGCATACGCCGGATGCTGAAATCATTATCGTTACTCATCATGCCTCGAAGGCGAATATGGATAAAGTGCTGAAGCATTTCGAGACACTGAAGGTTATTCGCCGCGTTAAGAGCGTGTACCGCGTAGAAGGTTAA
- a CDS encoding Rne/Rng family ribonuclease, with protein MKRMIIHCNSGSTEMALQEDGRLVEYAVERCQAKGLVGSFFKGRVVNVLPGMQAAFVDIGQKKNAFLYIDDVLHPHLERQPKVKPLISELLQPGQDIIVQVVKDAIGNKGPRVTTHYSLPGRWLVYMPSAAYVAVSKKIFDEDKRHRLKAIGDELRQEEEGLILRTVAELEELEAIAMDLSLLRKQWSGILEKSKTHIAPALLHQELSMVQRLMRDVYSPETDEIIMDCPKRAAEVAAFLEMMIPGHEQAIKIYDKEVPLFEFYGVQSQLDKDFQRKLWLPGGGYLVWDQTEALTVIDVNTGKYIGGNSLEETVFQTNLEAAAEMARLIRLRDTGGIIIIDFIDMDREEHRDAVLDKLHSCMQGDRTQHHILGWTRLGLLEMTRKRIREETAASGMD; from the coding sequence GTGAAACGGATGATTATTCACTGCAATTCCGGCTCTACCGAAATGGCGCTCCAGGAGGACGGCAGACTGGTGGAGTATGCCGTAGAGCGCTGTCAGGCCAAGGGGCTTGTCGGCAGTTTTTTTAAAGGGCGCGTAGTCAATGTGCTTCCCGGCATGCAGGCTGCTTTCGTGGATATCGGGCAGAAGAAGAATGCTTTTCTATATATCGATGACGTGCTTCATCCACATCTGGAAAGACAACCGAAAGTTAAACCGCTGATTTCCGAGCTGCTTCAGCCTGGCCAGGATATTATCGTGCAGGTTGTAAAGGACGCCATCGGCAACAAAGGACCGAGAGTTACGACGCATTATTCCCTTCCCGGCCGCTGGCTCGTATACATGCCTTCAGCTGCATATGTTGCGGTCTCCAAGAAGATTTTTGACGAAGATAAAAGACATCGGCTTAAAGCGATCGGCGACGAGCTTCGGCAGGAGGAGGAAGGACTTATTCTCCGTACAGTGGCCGAGCTTGAGGAGCTGGAAGCCATCGCCATGGACCTGTCCCTGCTCCGCAAACAGTGGTCAGGGATTTTGGAGAAGAGCAAGACGCATATCGCGCCCGCTCTTCTGCATCAGGAACTTAGCATGGTTCAGCGGCTGATGAGGGATGTGTACAGTCCGGAGACGGATGAGATCATTATGGACTGCCCCAAACGGGCCGCTGAAGTGGCCGCATTCCTGGAGATGATGATTCCCGGTCATGAGCAGGCCATCAAAATTTACGATAAGGAAGTTCCTCTATTTGAGTTTTATGGCGTGCAGAGCCAGCTGGATAAGGATTTCCAGCGGAAGCTGTGGCTGCCTGGCGGGGGATACTTGGTGTGGGATCAGACTGAGGCGCTGACCGTTATTGACGTCAACACAGGGAAATACATCGGCGGAAACTCGCTGGAGGAAACGGTGTTTCAGACCAATCTTGAAGCGGCGGCCGAAATGGCCAGGCTGATTCGCCTCAGGGACACTGGGGGCATTATCATCATCGATTTCATCGATATGGATCGCGAGGAGCACAGGGATGCCGTGTTGGACAAGCTTCACAGCTGCATGCAGGGCGACCGGACCCAGCATCATATTCTTGGCTGGACACGGCTGGGATTGCTTGAAATGACGCGAAAGCGAATACGGGAGGAGACAGCTGCTTCGGGCATGGATTAA
- a CDS encoding ribosomal-processing cysteine protease Prp encodes MISVSILRRQDNEIHGFKVEGHAHYAEPGQDIVCAGVSAVTVGTVNSIETLTGVVMDSKMKNGFLNASLPHVEQPKALEQAQLLLASMVVMLQSIEMSYGEYIQIQDIII; translated from the coding sequence TTGATTAGCGTCTCCATATTGCGTCGCCAGGATAACGAAATACATGGTTTCAAAGTAGAAGGCCATGCCCATTATGCCGAGCCAGGCCAAGACATTGTGTGCGCCGGGGTATCTGCCGTTACCGTTGGAACGGTGAATTCCATCGAGACGCTGACCGGAGTCGTCATGGATTCCAAGATGAAGAACGGGTTCTTAAACGCGAGTCTTCCTCATGTGGAGCAGCCGAAAGCTCTGGAGCAGGCACAGCTTCTCCTTGCTTCTATGGTCGTTATGCTGCAAAGTATCGAAATGTCATACGGTGAGTATATTCAGATACAAGATATCATTATTTAA
- the thrC gene encoding threonine synthase: MRYLGLLHTYKEYLPINDNTPLLTLHEGNTPLVRADNLSEELGLDLYFKYEGLNPTGSFKDRGMVMAVAKAIEEGSNTIMCASTGNTSAAAAAYAARAGLNCIVLIPNNNIALGKLAQAMIYGAKVIAIEGNFDRALEIVRDITAKHPITLVNSVNPYRIEGQKTAAFEVCDQLGKAPDVLAIPVGNAGNISAYWKGFKEYQQHGKSNSLPRMVGFEAEGAMAIVKGEPILEPETVATAIRIGNPASWKTAVAAAEESGGQINYVTDEEILTAYKTIAAREGIFAEPASAASVAGVYKLHREGYFKGGETVVCVLTGHGLKDPNIAIKSIGSEPIVVKDTEEAVMAAIAKLQGEQQ; the protein is encoded by the coding sequence ATGAGATATCTTGGATTGCTGCATACCTACAAAGAGTATTTGCCTATTAACGACAACACGCCGCTGCTAACGCTGCATGAAGGCAATACGCCGCTTGTTCGTGCTGATAATTTGTCCGAGGAGCTGGGGCTCGATCTGTATTTCAAATACGAGGGTCTGAACCCAACGGGTTCATTTAAAGACCGCGGAATGGTCATGGCCGTGGCTAAGGCGATTGAAGAAGGCAGCAACACGATTATGTGCGCTTCTACGGGGAACACGTCCGCTGCGGCTGCGGCGTATGCGGCGCGTGCAGGGCTGAACTGCATCGTGTTGATCCCGAACAATAACATTGCTCTCGGCAAACTGGCCCAAGCGATGATTTACGGAGCCAAAGTTATTGCCATCGAAGGAAACTTTGACCGTGCGCTTGAAATCGTCCGCGATATTACGGCGAAGCATCCGATTACGCTGGTGAACTCGGTGAACCCGTACCGGATTGAAGGACAGAAGACGGCAGCGTTTGAAGTTTGCGACCAATTGGGCAAAGCGCCGGACGTCCTGGCGATTCCAGTCGGCAATGCAGGGAATATTTCTGCATACTGGAAGGGCTTTAAGGAGTATCAGCAGCATGGCAAGAGCAATTCACTTCCGCGCATGGTCGGCTTTGAAGCCGAAGGAGCGATGGCTATCGTTAAAGGTGAGCCGATCCTGGAGCCAGAAACTGTTGCGACCGCAATCCGCATCGGCAACCCGGCAAGCTGGAAGACGGCAGTAGCCGCCGCAGAGGAGTCTGGTGGACAGATCAATTACGTAACCGATGAGGAAATTTTGACAGCGTATAAGACGATCGCGGCGCGTGAAGGCATTTTTGCGGAACCGGCTTCTGCGGCATCTGTTGCCGGTGTGTATAAGCTCCATCGCGAAGGTTACTTTAAAGGTGGAGAAACCGTTGTTTGCGTCTTGACCGGCCATGGCTTGAAGGATCCTAATATTGCGATCAAGAGCATTGGCAGCGAGCCAATTGTCGTGAAGGATACGGAAGAAGCAGTTATGGCGGCCATCGCGAAGCTGCAAGGAGAGCAGCAATGA
- the ilvE gene encoding branched-chain-amino-acid transaminase, whose translation MAEQWIYLDGQFVTKDNAKISVYDHGFLYGDGIFEGIRIYNGNIFKCKEHLDRLYDSAKSIMLNIPLTYQEMEDALVETLRRNELRDGYIRLVVSRGAGNLGLDPNRCPKASVIIIAEQLAIYSEEAYKTGLKTVSVSTKRNIPDALNPKIKSLNYLNNILVKIQSNLSGAGEAIMLNSQGYVTEGSGDNIFIVKNGVITTPPCYLGALEGITRQAIIDICHEKGYKLKEEPFTLHDVYVADEVFLTGTAAEVIAVREVDGRIIGEGHAGPITLKLLEEFRSIVDKDGLKVW comes from the coding sequence ATGGCAGAACAATGGATTTATTTAGATGGACAATTCGTAACAAAGGATAATGCAAAAATCTCCGTATACGATCACGGTTTCTTATACGGTGATGGGATATTCGAAGGAATTCGCATCTATAACGGGAATATTTTCAAATGCAAAGAGCACTTGGACCGCTTGTATGATTCCGCGAAATCCATCATGCTAAACATTCCTCTCACGTATCAGGAGATGGAGGACGCTTTGGTCGAAACACTGCGTCGTAACGAGCTCCGCGACGGGTACATCCGTCTGGTTGTGTCCCGCGGTGCAGGCAACCTGGGGCTGGATCCGAACCGCTGTCCTAAGGCCTCTGTCATTATCATCGCTGAGCAGCTCGCGATTTATTCAGAGGAGGCATACAAAACCGGCTTGAAGACGGTGTCCGTATCGACAAAACGCAATATTCCGGACGCGCTGAATCCGAAAATCAAATCGCTGAACTATTTGAACAACATCCTGGTAAAAATCCAGTCGAACCTGTCCGGCGCGGGCGAAGCGATTATGCTGAACTCGCAAGGTTATGTGACCGAAGGCTCGGGAGATAATATTTTTATCGTGAAGAACGGGGTCATTACGACACCGCCATGCTATTTAGGCGCTTTAGAGGGGATTACCCGCCAAGCCATCATTGATATTTGCCATGAGAAGGGCTATAAACTGAAGGAAGAGCCGTTTACGCTTCATGATGTTTATGTAGCTGATGAAGTATTCCTGACAGGAACCGCGGCTGAGGTTATTGCGGTCCGCGAAGTCGATGGGCGGATTATTGGTGAGGGACATGCCGGCCCGATCACTCTCAAGCTGTTGGAGGAATTCCGCAGCATTGTGGATAAAGACGGCTTAAAAGTTTGGTAA